In Elusimicrobiota bacterium, the following proteins share a genomic window:
- a CDS encoding cupin domain-containing protein, producing the protein MAVLIDKPVQVAAAGNKPKIIREFIGRVSSKTDKASVARMSSPAGWVEPGQTPEFDEYTVVISGTLRVETREKTFLVKEGQAVIIPKGEWVRYSTPGGPCEYVAVCVPAFSPDTVRRDPG; encoded by the coding sequence ATGGCCGTTCTCATCGACAAGCCGGTCCAAGTCGCCGCCGCGGGCAACAAGCCCAAGATCATCCGCGAGTTCATCGGGCGCGTCAGCTCCAAGACGGACAAGGCCAGCGTCGCGCGCATGTCGAGCCCCGCGGGGTGGGTCGAGCCCGGCCAGACGCCGGAGTTCGACGAATACACGGTCGTGATCTCCGGCACCCTCCGGGTCGAGACGCGCGAAAAGACCTTCCTCGTCAAGGAGGGGCAGGCCGTCATCATCCCGAAAGGCGAGTGGGTGCGCTACTCGACGCCGGGCGGCCCGTGCGAATACGTGGCCGTGTGCGTGCCCGCGTTCTCGCCCGACACCGTCCGCCGCGATCCCGGTTAA
- a CDS encoding adenosine deaminase family protein, which produces MKDRITPEFIAAIPKSDLHLHLDGSLRLKTLIELAREAKVKLPSYSEAGLRKLVFKESYKDLPDYLHGFMYTCAVLPDLENLTRVAQELVEDNAAEGVRYIEVRFAPQLHVTSTTGVRDVVRAVAAGLAAGAKAHNGSKAVKSGEDVPFHYGMILCAMRRFKKGMSPYFADMLRLMEHAPKDEIYAAASLELARAGVELAQEGLPVVGFDLAGEEAGYPPADHWAAYQYAHNHFVRKTVHAGEAYGPESIWQAITQCHANRIGHGTFLFAQDMIQDPKIEDRKRYVEDLANYLASQRIGIEVCVTSNLQTIPSLKSLDKHPIRQMIDHGLSVSICTDNRLVSNTTVSREVGLVCAHAKVSRLELKRLIVAGFKGAFFHGTFEQKRAFVKAVSARYDYLAARHFPAAKS; this is translated from the coding sequence ATGAAAGACCGAATCACCCCCGAATTCATCGCCGCGATCCCCAAGTCCGACCTGCACCTCCACCTCGACGGCTCGCTGCGGCTCAAGACCCTGATCGAGCTCGCCCGCGAGGCGAAGGTGAAGCTGCCCTCGTACTCCGAGGCGGGGCTTCGGAAGCTCGTGTTCAAGGAGTCGTATAAGGACCTCCCGGATTACCTGCACGGGTTCATGTACACCTGCGCCGTGCTCCCCGACCTCGAGAACCTGACGCGCGTCGCCCAGGAGCTCGTCGAGGACAACGCCGCCGAGGGCGTGCGCTACATCGAGGTGCGCTTCGCGCCGCAGCTTCACGTGACGAGCACGACGGGCGTGCGCGACGTCGTGCGCGCCGTCGCCGCGGGCCTCGCGGCCGGCGCCAAGGCGCACAACGGCTCCAAGGCCGTGAAGTCCGGCGAGGACGTCCCCTTCCATTACGGCATGATCCTCTGCGCGATGCGCCGCTTCAAGAAAGGCATGTCGCCTTACTTCGCCGACATGCTGCGCCTCATGGAGCACGCGCCGAAGGACGAGATATACGCGGCGGCGTCCCTCGAGCTCGCGCGCGCGGGCGTCGAGCTCGCCCAGGAAGGCCTGCCCGTCGTCGGCTTCGACCTCGCCGGCGAGGAGGCGGGCTACCCTCCCGCCGACCATTGGGCCGCTTATCAGTACGCCCACAACCACTTCGTGCGCAAGACCGTCCACGCCGGCGAGGCCTACGGCCCCGAGTCCATCTGGCAGGCGATCACGCAGTGCCACGCCAACCGCATCGGCCACGGCACCTTCCTGTTCGCCCAGGACATGATCCAGGACCCGAAGATCGAGGACCGCAAGCGCTACGTCGAGGACCTCGCGAACTACCTCGCCAGCCAGCGCATCGGCATCGAGGTCTGCGTCACGAGCAACCTGCAGACGATCCCGTCGCTCAAGTCGCTCGACAAGCACCCGATCCGCCAGATGATCGACCACGGCCTCTCGGTGTCCATCTGCACGGACAACCGCCTCGTGTCGAACACGACCGTGTCGCGCGAGGTCGGGCTCGTGTGCGCGCACGCGAAGGTCAGCCGCCTCGAGCTCAAGCGCCTGATCGTCGCCGGCTTCAAGGGCGCGTTCTTCCACGGCACCTTCGAGCAGAAGCGCGCCTTCGTCAAGGCCGTGTCCGCGCGCTACGACTACCTCGCCGCCCGGCACTTCCCGGCCGCCAAGTCTTAA
- a CDS encoding glycosyltransferase, with protein sequence MARIVLATFGSYGDLNPFLALALELKRRGHEPVVATAEGYRRDVESRGLSFAPARPDLDRGDLALLERALDRVRGPEVIIREIVTPRVRASYADLERAAAGADLLLSHSLTYAAPVLAEKRNMIWLSVVLQPLMFLSAEDPPVMAPAPWLAALRPLGPAFHRALFALAKLSVSRWGEPVRALRRDLGLPRGADPVFDGQYSPYGTLALFSPVYGPPQLDWPENTLACGFPFLDSDIGGKELDPGLESFLNAGTPPVVFTLGSAAVMIAGDFFRNAAAAVEGHGVRAVLLAGPAAKELTDLPKGVEAFESAPYHALFPRCAAVVHSGGIGTTAQALRAGIPQMIVPFAHDQFDNAARIVRLGVGEALDGRNPTGRELAATLSRLLDDDGIKTEAARVGTAIRAENGVELACDAIEAALKAASL encoded by the coding sequence ATGGCCCGCATCGTCCTCGCCACCTTCGGCTCGTACGGCGACCTCAACCCCTTCCTCGCGCTCGCCCTCGAGCTCAAGCGCCGCGGCCACGAGCCGGTCGTCGCGACGGCGGAGGGCTACCGGCGCGACGTCGAGAGCCGCGGTCTCAGCTTCGCTCCCGCGCGCCCCGACCTGGACCGCGGGGACCTCGCCCTCCTCGAGCGCGCGCTCGACCGCGTGAGGGGCCCCGAGGTCATCATCCGCGAGATCGTGACGCCGCGCGTGCGCGCGAGCTACGCGGACCTCGAGCGCGCCGCCGCCGGCGCGGACCTGCTGCTCTCCCACTCCCTGACCTACGCGGCGCCGGTGCTCGCCGAGAAGAGGAACATGATCTGGCTGTCCGTCGTGCTGCAGCCGCTGATGTTCCTCTCCGCGGAGGACCCGCCCGTCATGGCGCCCGCGCCCTGGCTCGCCGCCCTGAGGCCGCTGGGCCCAGCGTTCCACCGCGCGCTGTTCGCGCTCGCGAAGCTCTCCGTCTCGCGCTGGGGAGAGCCCGTGCGCGCCCTGCGCCGGGACCTCGGGCTTCCGCGCGGAGCGGATCCGGTCTTCGACGGGCAGTATTCGCCGTACGGCACGCTCGCGCTGTTCTCGCCGGTGTACGGGCCGCCGCAGCTCGACTGGCCGGAGAATACGCTCGCGTGCGGGTTCCCGTTCCTGGACTCGGACATCGGCGGCAAGGAGCTAGACCCGGGATTGGAGTCCTTCTTGAACGCCGGAACGCCCCCGGTCGTCTTCACGCTCGGCTCCGCCGCCGTGATGATCGCGGGCGACTTCTTCCGCAACGCGGCCGCCGCCGTCGAAGGGCACGGCGTGAGGGCGGTCCTGCTGGCGGGACCCGCGGCGAAGGAGCTGACGGATCTGCCCAAAGGCGTGGAGGCGTTCGAATCGGCGCCTTATCACGCCCTGTTCCCGAGGTGCGCGGCGGTCGTGCACTCGGGCGGGATCGGGACGACGGCCCAAGCGCTGCGGGCGGGGATCCCGCAGATGATCGTCCCGTTCGCGCACGACCAGTTCGACAACGCGGCGCGGATCGTCCGTCTGGGCGTCGGGGAGGCGCTCGACGGGAGGAACCCGACGGGCCGGGAGCTTGCCGCGACTTTGTCGCGGCTTTTGGACGACGACGGCATCAAGACGGAGGCGGCTCGCGTCGGGACCGCCATTCGGGCCGAGAACGGCGTGGAGCTTGCCTGCGACGCGATCGAAGCCGCGCTGAAGGCTGCGAGCTTGTAA
- a CDS encoding IS110 family transposase: MKLYAAIDLHSNNSVLVILDERDRVIYERRLPNELPAILNELKPHRKKVQGIAVESTYNWYWLVDGLMDAGYSVKLVNTAAVKKYDGMKYSGDEHDARHLAHLLRLGILPTGYIYPKKERAVRDLLRKRAQLVRCRTAQILSIQNLVTRNSGHGIAANDIRDLDEGALKELCGGNQMRALAVQGNLTVLRCLDEQIHALELVALKQAKLKPQFEKLLSVDGIGNILGMTIMYEAGDMERFAKVGQFASYARCVSSSRWSNGKKKGEGNRKNGNKYLSWAFMEAANFAIRYNERIRTFYQRKQSKTHRIVALKTVAHKLARACYHVLTDQVEFDLTRAFA; this comes from the coding sequence ATGAAATTATACGCGGCAATCGACCTGCATTCCAACAACAGCGTGTTGGTGATCTTGGACGAGCGAGATCGCGTCATATACGAGCGGCGCTTGCCAAACGAGCTGCCGGCGATCTTGAACGAGCTCAAGCCGCACCGCAAAAAGGTCCAGGGCATCGCCGTGGAGTCGACGTACAATTGGTATTGGCTCGTCGATGGTCTCATGGATGCAGGCTATAGCGTCAAGCTGGTCAACACCGCGGCGGTCAAAAAGTATGACGGTATGAAGTATTCGGGCGACGAGCACGACGCTCGACATTTGGCCCACCTGCTGCGCCTGGGCATCCTGCCGACAGGCTACATCTACCCGAAGAAAGAGCGGGCCGTGCGCGACCTGCTGCGCAAGCGCGCCCAGTTGGTGCGTTGTCGCACAGCTCAGATCCTGAGCATTCAAAATCTGGTCACCCGCAACAGCGGCCATGGGATTGCAGCCAATGATATCCGTGATCTTGATGAAGGGGCGCTCAAAGAACTTTGCGGCGGCAACCAGATGCGGGCGCTGGCCGTGCAAGGCAACCTGACGGTTCTGCGCTGCCTTGATGAGCAAATCCACGCTCTCGAGCTCGTCGCGCTCAAGCAGGCAAAGCTCAAGCCTCAGTTCGAGAAGCTTTTGTCGGTCGACGGCATTGGGAATATCCTGGGCATGACCATCATGTACGAAGCCGGGGATATGGAGCGCTTCGCGAAGGTGGGGCAGTTCGCTTCGTACGCGCGCTGCGTGAGCAGTTCCCGCTGGAGCAACGGCAAGAAGAAGGGCGAAGGCAACCGCAAGAACGGCAATAAGTATTTGTCGTGGGCCTTCATGGAGGCGGCCAATTTCGCCATTCGCTACAACGAGCGCATCCGGACTTTTTATCAGCGCAAGCAATCCAAGACCCATCGGATCGTGGCGCTCAAGACAGTGGCTCATAAATTGGCGCGCGCCTGTTACCACGTGCTCACGGATCAGGTCGAGTTCGATTTAACGAGGGCCTTTGCATGA